In one window of Gymnogyps californianus isolate 813 chromosome 9, ASM1813914v2, whole genome shotgun sequence DNA:
- the LOC127019731 gene encoding actin-binding protein WASF3-like codes for MPLVKRNIEPRHLCRGALPEGVTSELECVTNSTLAAIIKQLGSLSRHAEDIFGELFNEANSFYMRMNSLQERVDLLVIKVTQLDSTVEEVSLQDINMRKAFKSSTVQNQQVVSRNSIPNPVMEMYQRCDKPPPLNILTPYRDDKKDGLKFYTDPSYFFNLWKEKMLQATEDKRKEKRRQKEQRLVEDSTREVKKVRKARNRRLEWNMMAYDKEFRPDNRFSPSPYHMASSEGSLSPDNRSYASDAADHSYPASPNHPAQLLAPTSHLAPAEHKEGVLAAAPPQEHVYRPAPSSRQNSLNRLQQPHAPQPPEAILNGPRPHLVKDYGPQPVPMAEYFVPPAPPPPPPVIPSAQTAFDSPISAPPALAPGSAAPPSYAPSPPPAPPGPYSASPPQAGPMGPPVAPPPPPPGPPAVAASPAHSASPPAPAVEPRKPQIPLMPMSDARSDLLAAIRRGIQLRKVQEQWEQEAKKEPVGNDVATILSRRIAVEYSESDDDSELDDNEWSD; via the exons ATGCCGCTGGTGAAGAGGAATATCGAGCCCCGGCACCTATGCCGGGGGGCTCTTCCCGAGGGGGTGACGAGTGAGCTGGAGTGTGTCACCAACAGCACGCTGGCTGCCATCATCAAGCAGCTGGGCAGCCTCA GCAGGCACGCGGAGGACATCTTCGGCGAGCTGTTCAATGAAGCCAACAGTTTCTACATGCGGATGAACTCGCTGCAGGAGAGGGTGGACCTGCTGGTCATCAAGGTGACGCAGCTGGACTCCACTGTGGAGGAAG TTTCACTGCAGGACATCAACATGCGGAAAGCCTTCAAGAGCTCCACGGTGCAGAACCAGCAGGTCGTGTCTCGCAACTCCATCCCCAACCCCGTGATGGAGATGTACCAGCGCTGCGACAAGCCCCCACCTCTCAACATCCTCACGCCCTACAG GGATGACAAAAAGGATGGCCTCAAATTCTACACCGACCCCTCCTACTTCTTCAACttatggaaagagaaaatgttgcAGGCGACAGAAGataagagaaaggagaagcGCAGGCAGAAG gagcagaggctggTGGAGGACTCCACCCGGGAGGTGAAGAAAGTGAGGAAAGCCCGCAACCGGCGCCTGGAGTGGAACATGATGGCGTATGATAAAGAGTTCCGACCCGATAACAGGTTCTCACCATCCCCCTATCACATGGCGTCATCGGAAGGATCACTGTCCCCAGATAATAG ATCTTACGCGTCGGACGCGGCCGACCACTCGTACCCGGCCAGCCCCAACCACCCCGCGCAGCTGCTGGCCCCGACGTCCCACCTGGCCCCGGCAGAGCACAAGGAGggggtgctggctgctgcccccCCGCAAGAGCACGTCTACCGCCCGGCGCCGAGCAGCCGGCAGAACAGCCTCAACCGCCTCCAGCAGCCCCACGCGCCGCAGCCCCCCGAGGCTATCCTCAACGGGCCGAGACCTCACTTAGTCAAGGATTACGG CCCACAGCCGGTGCCGATGGCAGAGTACTTCgtgccgcccgccccgccgcccccgccgcccgtCATCCCCTCCGCACAGACCGCCTTCGACAGCCCCATCTCGGCTCCCCCCGCACTGGCCCCCGGCTCGGCCGCCCCCCCCTCCTATGCACCCTCaccgccccccgcgccccccggcCCCTACTCTGCTTCCCCACCGCAGGCCGGCCCCATGGGACCCCCGGTGGCACCCCCACCGCCACCGCCGGGGCCCCCCGCCGTCGCCGCCTCGCCGGCACACTCGGCATCACCGCCGGCCCCTGCTGTGGAGCCTCGGAAGCCACAGATCCCACTGATGCCCATGAGCGACGCCCGGAGCGACCTGCTGGCAGCCATCCGCAGGG GAATCCAACTCCGGAAAGTCCAGGAGCAATGGGAACAAGAGGCCAAAAAAGAGCCCGTGGGCAACGACGTGGCGACGATCCTGTCCCGCCGGATCGCGGTGGAGTACAGCGAGTCCGACGACGACTCCGAGCTGGACGATAACGAGTGGTCGGACTGA